The following proteins are encoded in a genomic region of Porphyrobacter sp. CACIAM 03H1:
- a CDS encoding acyl-CoA dehydrogenase family protein, producing the protein MNLEFTPEEQAFREEVRAFIAENYPKHLADFGMREDMAREDFLAWHKVLGKKGWSVPAWPVEYGGTGWTPTQRYIWSEENARINAVMPLPFGVSMVGPVIYTFGSEEQKAKHLPGIRSGEVWWCQGYSEPGAGSDLASLKTTAVRDGDHYVINGQKTWTTLAQYADWGFFLCRTDPTAKQQEGISFILVDMKTPGVEVKPIKLLDGGYEVNETWLTDVRVPVENLVGQENKGWTYAKFLLAHERSGIAGVARSKRGIEKLREIATHETLDGQPLIKDFDFAKKVSQLEIDLAALEITELRTLAGEQAGKGPGPESSILKIKGTEIQQRLTELTLEAVGTYSAPYMGGVSNDNGSNEHPVGPDYAQHAAATYFNMRKTSIYGGSNEIQRNIITKMILGL; encoded by the coding sequence ATGAACCTCGAATTCACCCCCGAAGAGCAGGCCTTCCGCGAGGAAGTGCGCGCCTTCATCGCCGAGAACTATCCCAAGCACCTCGCCGATTTCGGCATGCGCGAGGACATGGCGCGCGAGGACTTCCTCGCCTGGCACAAGGTGCTGGGCAAGAAGGGCTGGTCGGTCCCGGCATGGCCGGTCGAATACGGCGGCACCGGCTGGACCCCGACCCAGCGTTACATCTGGTCGGAAGAGAACGCCCGCATCAACGCGGTGATGCCGCTGCCCTTCGGCGTGTCGATGGTTGGCCCCGTGATCTACACCTTCGGCAGCGAGGAGCAGAAGGCCAAACACCTGCCCGGCATCCGCAGCGGCGAGGTGTGGTGGTGCCAGGGCTATTCGGAACCGGGCGCGGGCTCCGACCTCGCCAGCCTCAAGACCACCGCGGTGCGCGACGGCGACCACTACGTGATCAACGGTCAGAAGACCTGGACCACGCTCGCGCAATATGCCGACTGGGGCTTCTTCCTGTGCCGCACCGATCCCACCGCCAAGCAGCAGGAAGGGATCAGCTTCATCCTCGTCGACATGAAGACTCCGGGCGTGGAAGTGAAGCCGATCAAGCTTCTCGACGGCGGCTACGAGGTCAACGAGACCTGGCTGACCGACGTGCGCGTGCCGGTCGAGAACCTCGTCGGGCAGGAGAACAAGGGCTGGACCTATGCCAAGTTCCTGCTCGCGCATGAACGCTCGGGCATCGCGGGCGTGGCGCGCTCCAAGCGCGGGATCGAGAAGCTGCGCGAGATCGCGACCCACGAAACGCTCGATGGCCAGCCGCTGATCAAGGACTTCGACTTCGCCAAGAAGGTGAGCCAGCTCGAAATCGACTTGGCGGCCCTCGAGATCACCGAGCTGCGCACGCTCGCGGGCGAGCAGGCGGGCAAGGGGCCGGGGCCGGAAAGCTCGATCCTCAAGATCAAGGGCACCGAGATCCAGCAGCGCCTGACCGAACTCACGCTGGAAGCGGTCGGCACCTACAGCGCGCCCTACATGGGCGGAGTGTCGAACGACAACGGATCGAACGAGCACCCGGTCGGCCCGGACTATGCCCAGCACGCGGCGGCGACCTATTTCAACATGCGCAAGACCTCGATCTACGGCGGGTCCAACGAGATCCAGCGCAACATCATCACCAAGATGATCCTCGGTCTGTAA
- a CDS encoding acyl-CoA dehydrogenase family protein encodes MDFNFTEEQGMVRDGLSRLVREQYGFEERRKAIASSEGWRPEIWAQLAELGILGMPFSEADGGFGGGAVDAMVIMEEFGKGLVVEPFLPTVVCAGGFLKHGGTAAQKEEHIGAIVSGGAVFAFAYAEPKGRYDYADLETTAKKDGSGYVLNGHKAVVIGAPWASHLVVTARTGGERRDRSGVSVFVLAKDTPGVTTRDYVTVDGRRASEVYFENVAVGAEALIGAEGEGLALIELVTDEAIAALCAEACGAMKVAHAMTVEYSRQRKQFGVPIGSFQVLQHRMVDMYTAYEQAVSLTYLATLRLGSDERTRKLAVSAAKVGVGQSARLIGQEAVQIHGGNGVTDEYAIGHYFKRLTIFDSEFGNVDHHLKRHVALS; translated from the coding sequence GTGGATTTCAACTTCACCGAAGAACAGGGCATGGTGCGCGACGGCCTCTCGCGGCTGGTGCGTGAGCAATACGGCTTCGAGGAGCGCCGCAAGGCGATCGCATCGAGCGAAGGCTGGCGGCCCGAGATCTGGGCGCAGCTGGCCGAACTCGGCATTCTCGGGATGCCCTTCTCCGAGGCCGACGGCGGCTTCGGCGGCGGCGCGGTCGATGCGATGGTGATCATGGAGGAATTCGGCAAGGGCCTCGTGGTCGAGCCCTTCCTGCCGACCGTGGTCTGCGCGGGCGGGTTCCTGAAGCACGGCGGCACGGCGGCGCAGAAGGAAGAGCATATCGGCGCGATCGTCTCCGGCGGCGCGGTGTTCGCCTTCGCCTATGCCGAGCCCAAGGGCCGCTATGACTATGCCGACCTCGAAACCACCGCGAAGAAGGACGGTTCGGGCTATGTGCTGAACGGCCACAAGGCGGTCGTGATCGGCGCGCCCTGGGCGAGCCATCTTGTCGTCACCGCCCGCACCGGCGGCGAGCGGCGCGACCGGAGCGGCGTCTCGGTCTTCGTGCTGGCCAAGGACACCCCCGGCGTCACCACGCGTGACTATGTGACGGTCGATGGCCGCCGCGCTTCGGAAGTCTATTTCGAGAACGTCGCGGTCGGCGCCGAGGCGCTGATCGGGGCCGAGGGCGAAGGCCTCGCCCTCATCGAGCTGGTCACCGACGAAGCCATCGCCGCGCTGTGCGCCGAGGCCTGCGGGGCGATGAAGGTCGCCCACGCGATGACCGTGGAATACAGCCGCCAGCGCAAGCAGTTCGGCGTGCCGATCGGCAGCTTCCAGGTGCTCCAGCACCGCATGGTCGACATGTACACCGCCTACGAGCAAGCCGTCTCGCTGACCTATCTCGCCACCCTGCGCCTCGGCTCGGACGAGCGGACCCGCAAGCTGGCTGTCTCGGCCGCGAAGGTCGGCGTCGGCCAGTCGGCGCGGCTGATCGGGCAGGAAGCGGTCCAGATCCACGGCGGCAACGGCGTGACCGACGAATATGCCATCGGCCACTACTTCAAGCGCCTGACGATCTTCGACAGCGAGTTCGGCAATGTCGATCACCACCTGAAGCGCCACGTCGCGCTCTCCTGA
- a CDS encoding sigma-70 family RNA polymerase sigma factor: MRADEATLARLMRMSQAGDKQAYAALLEACQRWLRGYYSRRIAPAQLDDLVQETLIALHTKRASWDATRPFLPWLAAIARYRWVDHLRRLYRADEHELHEELIGTDEEPAIAARISLDRLLGLLPPAQERAIALVKIEGLSIAEASAMTGQSESLVKVNIHRGLKKLAAMIEKE, encoded by the coding sequence ATGAGAGCGGACGAGGCCACCCTCGCCCGGCTGATGCGCATGTCGCAGGCGGGCGACAAGCAGGCCTATGCGGCGCTGCTCGAGGCCTGCCAGCGCTGGTTGCGCGGCTATTACAGCCGCCGCATCGCGCCCGCGCAGCTCGACGATCTGGTGCAGGAGACGCTGATCGCGCTCCACACCAAGCGCGCCTCGTGGGACGCGACGCGGCCCTTCCTGCCGTGGCTCGCCGCGATCGCGCGCTATCGCTGGGTCGACCACCTGCGCCGCCTCTACCGCGCCGACGAGCACGAGCTTCACGAGGAGCTGATCGGCACCGACGAGGAGCCCGCCATCGCCGCGCGCATCAGCCTCGACCGCCTGCTCGGCCTGCTTCCCCCGGCGCAGGAGCGCGCCATCGCCCTCGTCAAGATCGAGGGGCTGAGCATTGCCGAGGCCTCGGCAATGACGGGCCAGAGCGAGAGCCTGGTCAAGGTCAACATCCACCGCGGGCTCAAGAAGCTCGCCGCCATGATCGAGAAAGAATGA
- a CDS encoding NrsF family protein, with amino-acid sequence MQKSSDALIAELVSELEPVRPLRVGEGLALALAAAGVTVVAVVGLFGLRAEWLAGHLDPMQLVATGLFLGLALAATVAVVVMSRPQVGSDHGGWRWTAAMAGLLPLAGAIVAVVRGAGTMSPELMRHGAECLAGGTVSSLLVFALLVLWLRRGAPTSPERAGLVAGVAAGAFGIFAASLHCPDNDIVHIGLWHSAVVVATGLLGRVIVPRLIRW; translated from the coding sequence ATGCAGAAGAGTTCCGATGCCCTGATCGCCGAGCTGGTGAGCGAGCTCGAACCGGTGCGGCCCCTGCGCGTCGGCGAGGGGCTGGCGCTGGCGCTCGCCGCGGCGGGGGTGACGGTGGTGGCCGTGGTCGGGCTGTTCGGGCTGCGCGCCGAGTGGCTGGCGGGGCATCTCGATCCGATGCAGCTGGTCGCGACCGGGCTGTTCCTCGGCCTTGCCCTCGCCGCGACCGTGGCGGTGGTGGTCATGAGCCGCCCGCAGGTCGGCAGCGATCACGGCGGCTGGCGCTGGACGGCGGCGATGGCCGGGTTGCTCCCGCTTGCGGGCGCGATCGTGGCGGTGGTGCGGGGTGCCGGGACGATGTCGCCCGAGCTCATGCGCCACGGGGCGGAGTGCCTTGCGGGCGGCACCGTCTCCTCGCTGCTGGTGTTCGCGCTGCTGGTGCTGTGGCTGCGCCGCGGCGCACCGACCTCGCCCGAACGCGCAGGGCTGGTGGCAGGGGTGGCCGCGGGCGCCTTCGGGATCTTCGCCGCCTCGCTCCACTGCCCTGACAACGATATCGTCCACATCGGGCTGTGGCACAGCGCGGTGGTGGTGGCGACGGGCCTGCTGGGCCGCGTGATCGTCCCGCGCCTGATCCGCTGGTGA
- a CDS encoding PepSY-associated TM helix domain-containing protein: MRAALLLVHRWLGGLVGLGLAVLGLTGAALLWKPWWAGVAQEARAPGEAETLAIIAAADRLGAGYVTLPSAEFGAAQAGLPDGGGAYLAHDGTLLARWQSVWERPETLLFDLHHHLLMGETGELISGWLGIAAALFCVTGLILWWPTRRTFRLRALPPRLTRPAIILHHRDIGAVLALPILLAGLTGALMVLKPLGDALLAPLSPAQEVAAWQAKPPAARSAAEPDWPAILAAARTRFPDAAPRMIVWPKAPGEAVTVRMRRPSEWHPNGRTTLTLAGEGTVLMARDAPAAPLAVRAQHALYPLHSARMAGSALALPLRIMMTLAGLGLALLGSLAVVSFWRSRKGPRPAAPAMPRGRLTG; the protein is encoded by the coding sequence ATGCGGGCCGCGCTCCTGCTGGTCCACCGCTGGCTGGGGGGCCTTGTCGGCCTCGGGCTGGCGGTGCTCGGGCTGACCGGCGCGGCGCTGCTGTGGAAGCCGTGGTGGGCGGGCGTAGCACAGGAAGCGCGGGCGCCGGGCGAGGCCGAGACGCTGGCGATCATCGCTGCGGCCGATCGGCTCGGGGCGGGCTACGTGACCCTGCCCTCGGCCGAGTTCGGCGCCGCGCAGGCGGGATTGCCGGACGGCGGCGGAGCCTATCTCGCGCATGACGGCACGCTGCTCGCCCGCTGGCAGAGCGTGTGGGAGCGGCCCGAGACGCTGCTGTTCGATCTCCACCACCACCTGCTGATGGGCGAGACGGGCGAACTGATCTCCGGCTGGCTCGGCATCGCGGCGGCGCTGTTCTGCGTGACGGGGCTGATCCTGTGGTGGCCGACGCGGCGGACCTTCCGGCTGCGGGCCCTGCCGCCGCGCCTGACCCGCCCGGCAATCATCCTCCACCACCGCGACATTGGCGCGGTGCTGGCGCTGCCGATCCTGCTCGCGGGGCTGACCGGCGCGCTGATGGTGCTGAAGCCGCTCGGCGATGCGCTGCTCGCCCCGCTCTCGCCCGCGCAGGAGGTTGCCGCGTGGCAGGCGAAGCCGCCCGCGGCGCGCTCGGCGGCGGAACCCGATTGGCCCGCGATCCTCGCCGCCGCGCGCACCCGCTTCCCGGACGCGGCCCCGCGCATGATCGTCTGGCCGAAGGCGCCGGGCGAGGCGGTGACGGTCCGGATGCGCCGCCCGTCCGAATGGCACCCCAACGGGCGCACCACGCTGACGCTTGCGGGCGAGGGAACAGTGCTGATGGCGCGCGATGCGCCCGCGGCGCCGCTCGCGGTGCGCGCGCAGCACGCGCTCTACCCGCTGCACTCCGCGCGCATGGCGGGGAGCGCGCTCGCGCTGCCGCTCAGGATCATGATGACGCTCGCGGGGCTGGGGCTGGCGCTGCTCGGGAGCCTCGCGGTGGTGAGCTTCTGGCGCAGCCGCAAGGGCCCGCGACCGGCGGCACCCGCGATGCCGCGTGGGCGGCTCACCGGCTGA
- a CDS encoding TonB-dependent receptor translates to MRLALLLSAALLPLATSARAAEESAETLAAESESAEPIVVSAARTALPVTALPLTAEVIDRETLERQLQISGSVVDAVAALTPSFSPARQKLTGQGETLRGRSPLFAIDGIPQTAPLRDGSRDGFTIDPFFIDRVELILGSNALQGIGGTGGVINQVTVSAPAEDGWSARTILQGTAESGFRSDGFGGKAGALVANRSGAFDVVAGVAYERRGVFRDARERRIAPDGTQGDLMDSDSLSFFAKAGVELGETVRLEAMGQRFRLQGDGDLIAVPGSRATGLPSTGAPGTVPGEAPENLAESLALTLTADDLAGGALRVRGFWNRTADIYGGGVFADFQDPAIAPVGTLFDQSQNISRKWGVNASWERGLGPLNLVLGLDLLNDHTVQKLAATDRAWVPPTDYRSIAPFAQGNLALWDGKVRLAGGVRWENVDISIDDYRTLWFYGPQQVGGGSPSFDRVLPNGGIVIEPTPGIRAYASYAQGYTVPDVGRITRAIRTPNVDLDRFLDIAPVVADNREIGVEVNRGPIAASATYYWSDSDEGQLLVLVGDVFEVQRQRIEIEGLELNLSTATPVPGLRLGLGYAHLNGRVDTNGDGIVNADLDGANIGPDRLNLSADYTNGPVSLRLQSRTHFSRRFDGGDPRNDFGGFTLLDGSVTVATGFGNVTLAAQNLLDKQYIDYNSDTQRPTDNLRFFAGRGRSITLGWLGAF, encoded by the coding sequence ATGCGCCTTGCCCTCCTCCTCTCCGCCGCCCTGCTCCCCCTCGCAACCTCCGCCCGGGCGGCCGAGGAGAGTGCCGAGACCCTCGCCGCCGAGAGCGAGAGCGCCGAGCCGATCGTCGTCAGCGCCGCGCGCACCGCCCTGCCCGTCACGGCCCTGCCGCTCACCGCCGAGGTGATCGACCGCGAAACGCTCGAACGCCAGCTCCAGATTTCCGGTTCGGTCGTCGATGCCGTCGCCGCGCTCACCCCCTCCTTCTCCCCCGCCCGCCAGAAGCTCACCGGACAGGGCGAGACCCTGCGCGGCCGCTCGCCGCTGTTCGCGATCGACGGCATCCCCCAGACCGCCCCCCTGCGTGACGGATCGCGCGACGGCTTCACCATCGATCCCTTCTTCATCGACCGGGTCGAGCTGATCCTCGGCTCCAACGCCCTCCAGGGCATCGGCGGCACCGGGGGCGTGATCAACCAGGTCACCGTCTCCGCACCTGCCGAGGACGGCTGGAGCGCGCGCACCATCCTGCAAGGCACCGCCGAGAGCGGTTTCCGCAGCGACGGCTTCGGCGGCAAGGCTGGCGCGCTCGTCGCCAACCGCTCGGGCGCCTTCGATGTCGTCGCCGGTGTCGCCTACGAACGGCGCGGCGTGTTCCGCGATGCCCGTGAGCGCCGCATCGCGCCCGACGGCACGCAGGGCGACCTGATGGATTCGGACAGCCTCTCCTTCTTCGCCAAGGCGGGCGTCGAACTGGGCGAGACCGTGCGGCTCGAGGCGATGGGCCAGCGTTTCCGCCTGCAGGGCGACGGCGATCTGATCGCGGTTCCCGGAAGCCGCGCGACCGGCCTCCCCTCGACCGGCGCGCCCGGCACCGTCCCCGGCGAGGCGCCCGAGAACCTTGCCGAGAGCCTCGCCCTCACCCTCACCGCCGACGACCTCGCCGGCGGCGCCCTGCGCGTGCGCGGCTTCTGGAACCGCACCGCCGACATCTACGGCGGCGGCGTCTTCGCCGATTTCCAGGACCCGGCGATCGCACCCGTCGGCACGCTGTTCGACCAGTCGCAGAACATCAGCCGCAAGTGGGGCGTCAACGCCAGCTGGGAACGCGGCCTCGGACCGCTCAACCTCGTGCTCGGCCTCGACCTGCTGAACGACCACACGGTGCAGAAGCTCGCGGCGACCGACCGCGCATGGGTGCCGCCGACCGATTACCGCTCGATCGCGCCCTTCGCGCAGGGCAACCTCGCCCTGTGGGACGGCAAGGTCCGCCTCGCAGGCGGGGTGCGCTGGGAGAATGTCGACATCTCCATCGACGATTACCGCACGCTGTGGTTCTACGGGCCGCAGCAGGTCGGCGGCGGCTCGCCCAGCTTCGACCGCGTGCTGCCCAACGGCGGGATCGTGATCGAGCCGACCCCCGGCATCCGCGCCTATGCCAGCTACGCGCAGGGCTACACCGTCCCCGACGTGGGCCGTATCACCCGCGCGATCCGCACGCCCAATGTCGATCTCGACCGCTTCCTCGACATCGCCCCCGTCGTGGCGGACAACCGCGAGATCGGGGTCGAGGTCAATCGCGGCCCCATCGCGGCGAGCGCCACCTATTACTGGTCGGACAGCGACGAGGGCCAGCTGCTGGTACTGGTCGGCGACGTGTTCGAGGTGCAGCGCCAGCGGATCGAGATCGAGGGGCTGGAGCTGAACCTCTCCACCGCCACCCCCGTTCCCGGCCTGCGCCTCGGGCTGGGCTATGCGCACCTCAACGGGCGCGTGGACACCAACGGCGACGGGATCGTCAACGCCGATCTCGACGGCGCCAATATCGGCCCCGACCGCCTCAACCTGTCGGCCGACTACACCAACGGGCCGGTCAGCCTGCGCCTGCAATCGCGCACGCACTTCTCGCGCCGGTTCGACGGCGGCGATCCGCGCAACGATTTCGGCGGCTTCACCCTGCTCGACGGGTCGGTGACCGTGGCGACCGGCTTCGGCAACGTCACGCTCGCCGCGCAGAACCTGCTCGACAAGCAGTACATCGACTACAATTCCGACACCCAGCGGCCCACCGACAACCTGCGCTTCTTCGCCGGGCGCGGGCGGTCGATCACGCTCGGCTGGCTCGGCGCCTTCTGA
- a CDS encoding enoyl-CoA hydratase/isomerase family protein: MPRPAYFDAFPGLALERGADGVLVATFHSDGGPLTFTARDHTYFTEAFYRIAQDRDNRIVILTGAGGHFIAGVDFASFGNVADPDVWSQVHDEGVQILENLANIRVPVIAAVEGAAHVHSEYALMANVIVAGTSATFRDLPHFAGGIVPGDGIFTTWSYRAGPGRAEAWLLDPQPVSAATAQGWGVVAEVVPDGTALARARELATRWLDQPALTRRNTRIHFIQPLKERLVREVGYGLSLEGASAAALVKAMGGGS, from the coding sequence ATGCCGCGCCCCGCCTATTTCGACGCTTTCCCCGGGCTTGCGCTCGAACGCGGCGCCGATGGTGTGCTGGTCGCCACATTCCATTCGGACGGCGGCCCGCTCACCTTCACCGCGCGCGACCACACGTACTTCACCGAGGCCTTCTACCGGATCGCGCAGGACCGCGATAACCGCATCGTCATCCTCACCGGCGCGGGCGGACATTTCATCGCCGGTGTCGACTTCGCGAGCTTCGGCAATGTCGCCGATCCCGACGTCTGGTCGCAGGTCCACGACGAGGGGGTGCAGATCCTCGAGAACCTCGCCAACATCCGCGTGCCGGTGATCGCCGCGGTCGAGGGCGCGGCGCACGTCCATTCCGAATATGCGCTGATGGCGAACGTGATCGTCGCCGGGACAAGCGCGACCTTCCGCGATCTGCCGCACTTCGCCGGGGGGATCGTGCCGGGCGACGGGATCTTCACCACCTGGAGCTACCGCGCAGGGCCCGGGCGGGCCGAGGCGTGGCTGCTCGATCCGCAGCCGGTCAGTGCCGCCACGGCCCAGGGCTGGGGCGTGGTGGCCGAGGTGGTGCCCGATGGCACGGCGCTCGCCCGCGCGCGGGAGCTGGCGACGCGCTGGCTCGATCAGCCCGCGCTCACCCGCCGCAACACCCGCATCCACTTCATCCAGCCGCTCAAGGAACGGCTGGTGCGCGAGGTCGGCTACGGGTTGTCGCTCGAAGGGGCCTCGGCGGCGGCGCTGGTCAAGGCGATGGGGGGCGGCAGCTAG
- a CDS encoding LacI family DNA-binding transcriptional regulator, whose protein sequence is MGDSDHKGARTTVRTITDLARLAGVSPGTVSRALAGKSLVNAQTREKIVALAREHGFRPNQMASGLRRQKTGVIGVVIPLGHDIRQQISDSFFMTLLGFLADELTHEGYDLMLRRVVPDSDEDWLDRFIGSGMIDGVIVIGQSDQFERIEEVAESYTPMVVWGNHQEGQRHCVVGTDNRLGGRLAVEQLIAGGAKRIAFLGDTGPMEFAARFAGAQDVAARLGVAPVMPLATHLSPDRAGEEIAGHLAAHLRAQGGRDIDGIFAATDTLAALCLTELRAQGLSVPGDVRLVGFDDLPIARQTVPPLTTVRQDIAAGARGLVDLLLRRLAGETTESLVLPPELVLRETA, encoded by the coding sequence ATGGGCGACAGCGACCACAAGGGCGCGCGCACTACGGTGCGCACCATCACCGATCTTGCGCGCCTCGCCGGAGTCTCGCCCGGGACCGTCAGCCGGGCGCTTGCCGGCAAGAGCCTCGTCAACGCCCAGACCCGCGAGAAGATCGTCGCCCTCGCCCGCGAACACGGCTTCCGCCCGAACCAGATGGCGAGCGGGCTCCGGCGCCAGAAGACGGGTGTGATCGGCGTCGTCATTCCGCTCGGCCACGATATCCGCCAGCAGATCTCCGACAGCTTCTTCATGACCCTGCTCGGCTTTCTTGCCGACGAGCTCACCCACGAGGGCTACGACCTGATGCTGCGCCGGGTGGTGCCCGACAGCGACGAGGACTGGCTCGACCGCTTCATCGGATCGGGGATGATCGACGGCGTGATCGTGATCGGCCAGTCCGACCAGTTCGAGCGGATCGAGGAGGTCGCCGAAAGCTACACGCCGATGGTCGTCTGGGGGAACCACCAGGAGGGCCAGCGGCACTGCGTGGTGGGCACCGACAACAGGCTCGGCGGGCGGCTCGCGGTGGAGCAGCTGATCGCGGGCGGGGCGAAGCGCATCGCCTTTCTCGGCGACACCGGCCCGATGGAATTCGCGGCACGCTTTGCCGGGGCGCAGGACGTGGCCGCGCGCCTCGGCGTTGCCCCGGTGATGCCGCTCGCCACCCACCTTTCGCCGGATCGTGCGGGCGAGGAGATCGCGGGCCACCTCGCCGCGCATTTAAGAGCGCAGGGGGGCCGAGACATCGACGGGATTTTCGCCGCCACCGACACCCTCGCCGCGCTGTGCCTCACCGAATTGCGCGCACAGGGCCTGAGCGTTCCAGGCGATGTGAGGCTGGTCGGCTTCGACGACCTGCCGATCGCCCGCCAAACCGTGCCCCCGCTCACCACCGTGCGGCAGGACATCGCGGCGGGGGCCCGGGGTCTTGTCGACCTGCTGCTGCGCCGGCTGGCGGGCGAGACCACCGAAAGCCTCGTCCTTCCACCCGAACTGGTCCTGCGCGAAACGGCCTAG
- a CDS encoding MFS transporter has product MSEKPRLSLLRIIEMNIGFFGLQFSFGLQQANMGPIYGFLGADEASMPLLWLAGPMTGLIVQPIVGAMSDRTSTRLGRRTPYFLVGAIICTLSLSAMPYSSTLWMAASLLWILDAGNNITMEPYRAYVADRLAPGQRSVGFLTQSAFTGLAQTLSYLAPSLLTAFVARDMLDANGIPVIVRIAFIIGAILSISTIVWSVWRVPELPLDAAEQAELDERPLTARATFVEIGAAIRDMPRPMKQLAGAMLCQWYAMFAYWQYITFAVGRSIYGTSDPASSAFREATLTAQQAGALYNFIAFLGALALIPIVRRFGARATHAACLAASGTAMLLIPGVSTPAGLFVLMLGIGIGWAGMMGNTYVMLADCIPPARNGIYMGIFNLFIVIPMLIQTLTMPLIYRPLLGGDPRHVLILGGGLMLAGALATLLVDAGHRRPREQGLAAG; this is encoded by the coding sequence ATGTCGGAAAAGCCGCGGCTTTCGCTGCTCAGAATCATCGAGATGAACATCGGCTTCTTCGGCCTCCAGTTCTCTTTCGGACTGCAACAGGCCAACATGGGGCCGATCTACGGCTTCCTCGGCGCGGACGAGGCTTCGATGCCGCTGCTGTGGCTGGCGGGGCCGATGACGGGCCTGATCGTCCAGCCGATCGTCGGCGCCATGAGCGACCGCACCAGCACCCGCCTCGGCCGGCGCACCCCCTATTTCCTCGTCGGCGCGATCATCTGCACCCTCTCGCTTTCCGCCATGCCCTATTCGAGCACCCTGTGGATGGCGGCAAGCCTGCTGTGGATCCTCGATGCCGGCAACAACATCACGATGGAACCCTACCGCGCCTATGTCGCCGACCGGCTCGCGCCGGGCCAGCGGTCGGTCGGCTTCCTGACCCAGAGCGCCTTCACCGGCCTTGCCCAGACCCTGTCCTACCTCGCGCCCTCGCTGCTCACGGCCTTCGTCGCGCGCGACATGCTCGACGCCAACGGCATTCCGGTGATCGTGCGCATCGCCTTCATCATCGGCGCGATCCTCTCGATCTCCACGATCGTCTGGTCGGTGTGGCGCGTGCCCGAACTGCCGCTCGACGCCGCAGAGCAGGCGGAACTCGACGAGCGGCCGCTGACCGCGCGTGCCACCTTCGTCGAGATCGGCGCGGCGATCCGCGACATGCCGCGCCCGATGAAGCAACTGGCGGGCGCGATGCTGTGCCAGTGGTATGCGATGTTCGCCTATTGGCAGTACATCACCTTTGCCGTGGGCCGCTCGATCTATGGCACCAGCGATCCGGCAAGCAGCGCCTTCCGCGAGGCGACCCTCACCGCCCAGCAGGCCGGCGCGCTCTACAATTTCATCGCCTTCCTCGGCGCGCTCGCGCTGATCCCGATCGTCAGGCGCTTCGGCGCGCGCGCCACCCATGCCGCCTGCCTTGCCGCCTCGGGCACGGCGATGCTGCTGATCCCGGGCGTATCGACGCCGGCGGGCCTGTTCGTGCTGATGCTCGGCATCGGGATCGGCTGGGCGGGGATGATGGGCAACACCTATGTCATGCTCGCCGACTGCATCCCGCCTGCCCGCAACGGCATCTACATGGGCATCTTCAACCTGTTCATCGTCATTCCCATGCTGATCCAGACCCTTACGATGCCGCTGATCTACCGGCCCCTCCTAGGCGGCGATCCGCGCCATGTGCTCATATTGGGCGGCGGCTTGATGCTCGCGGGCGCGCTCGCTACGTTGCTGGTCGATGCCGGCCATCGCAGACCCCGCGAACAGGGGCTCGCCGCCGGCTAG